A DNA window from Variovorax sp. J2L1-78 contains the following coding sequences:
- a CDS encoding copper-transporting P-type ATPase has translation MVNHPSPRPSHPGAAPTPGTVYVCPMHPEIRRDRPGHCPKCGMALEPELPSLEDDNPELRDFSRRFWWTLPLTLVVFVLAMAGHRLGLMDMATQSWVELVLSLPVLLWAGGPFFVRGWQSVVHRSPNMWTLISLGTGAAFVYSVVATVAPGWFPASFVAMGRVAVYFEAAAVIISLTLLGQLLELKARSQTSAAIKSLLGLAPKTARRLRDDGTEEDVPLAHVHVGDRLRVRPGEKVPVDGVVEEGASAVDESMLTGEPLPVSKRPGDRLIGATLNTGGALVMRAEKVGGATVLSQIVQMVAQAQRSRAPMQRMADEVAGWFVMAVVAIAVLSFFAWGLFGPEPRWVFGLINAVSVLIIACPCALGLATPMSIMVATGRGATQGILFRDAAAIENLRKVDTLIVDKTGTLTEGRPAFHRAEPADGFEADEVLRLAASLDQGSEHPLAAAIVQAARERGLVLDTPEGFDSGSGIGVQGSVGGRRLALGNTVLMAQGQVAVDALLPQAEALRAEGASVMFLAVDGRLAGLLAVSDPVKASTPEALATLRAAGLRIVMATGDGLTTARSVAARLGIDEVHGEVQPADKLALVERLQREGRVVAMAGDGINDAPALARADVGIAMGTGTDVAMNSAQLTLVKGDLRGIASARALSQATVANMRQNLAFALVYNGLGVPLAAGLLYPWTGWLLSPMVAALAMSLSSASVVGNALRLRGRHDAAGHTATPAGAPASSEHGHGRH, from the coding sequence ATCGTGAACCATCCATCCCCCCGCCCATCGCACCCGGGCGCTGCGCCGACCCCGGGCACGGTCTACGTCTGCCCGATGCACCCGGAGATCCGACGCGACCGCCCGGGCCACTGCCCCAAGTGCGGGATGGCGCTGGAGCCCGAGTTGCCTAGCCTGGAGGACGACAACCCCGAATTGCGCGACTTCTCGCGGCGCTTCTGGTGGACCCTGCCGCTGACGCTCGTCGTCTTCGTGCTCGCGATGGCCGGGCACCGGCTCGGTCTCATGGACATGGCGACGCAGAGCTGGGTCGAACTGGTCCTGTCGCTGCCGGTGCTGCTGTGGGCCGGCGGCCCCTTCTTCGTGCGCGGCTGGCAATCGGTGGTGCACCGCAGTCCGAACATGTGGACGCTGATCAGCCTCGGCACGGGCGCGGCCTTCGTCTACAGCGTGGTCGCCACGGTGGCGCCCGGCTGGTTCCCCGCGTCCTTCGTCGCCATGGGCCGCGTGGCCGTCTACTTCGAGGCCGCGGCGGTCATCATCTCGCTGACCTTGCTCGGGCAGCTGCTCGAACTCAAGGCGCGCTCGCAGACCTCGGCGGCCATCAAGTCGCTGCTGGGCCTGGCGCCCAAGACCGCACGCCGCCTGCGCGACGACGGCACCGAGGAAGACGTGCCGCTGGCCCACGTGCATGTCGGCGATCGGCTGCGCGTGCGCCCGGGCGAGAAGGTGCCGGTGGACGGCGTGGTGGAGGAGGGCGCCAGCGCGGTCGACGAATCGATGCTCACCGGCGAGCCTCTGCCCGTGAGCAAGCGCCCCGGCGACCGGCTCATCGGCGCCACGCTGAACACCGGTGGCGCGTTGGTGATGCGGGCGGAGAAGGTGGGCGGCGCCACCGTGCTGTCGCAGATCGTGCAGATGGTGGCGCAGGCCCAGCGCTCGCGCGCGCCGATGCAGCGCATGGCCGACGAGGTGGCTGGCTGGTTCGTGATGGCGGTGGTGGCCATCGCCGTGCTGAGCTTCTTCGCGTGGGGCCTGTTCGGGCCGGAGCCGCGCTGGGTGTTCGGGCTGATCAACGCCGTCTCGGTGCTGATCATCGCCTGTCCCTGCGCGCTGGGGCTGGCCACGCCGATGTCCATCATGGTGGCCACCGGGCGCGGTGCTACGCAGGGCATCCTGTTCCGCGACGCGGCGGCCATCGAGAACCTGCGCAAGGTGGACACGCTGATCGTCGACAAGACCGGCACCTTGACCGAGGGCCGCCCGGCCTTCCACCGCGCGGAGCCGGCCGACGGCTTCGAGGCCGACGAGGTGCTGCGCCTGGCGGCCAGCCTCGACCAGGGCAGCGAACATCCGCTGGCGGCCGCCATCGTGCAGGCCGCCCGCGAGCGCGGCCTGGTGCTGGACACGCCCGAAGGCTTCGACTCCGGCTCCGGCATCGGCGTGCAGGGCAGCGTCGGGGGGCGCCGGCTGGCGCTGGGCAACACGGTGCTGATGGCCCAGGGCCAGGTGGCGGTCGATGCGCTGCTGCCGCAGGCGGAGGCGCTGCGTGCCGAGGGCGCGAGCGTGATGTTCCTGGCCGTCGATGGACGGCTGGCCGGGCTGCTGGCGGTGTCCGACCCGGTCAAGGCCAGCACGCCCGAGGCCCTGGCCACGCTGCGTGCGGCGGGCCTGCGCATCGTGATGGCCACCGGCGACGGCCTCACCACCGCGCGCTCGGTCGCCGCGCGCCTGGGCATCGACGAGGTCCACGGCGAAGTGCAGCCGGCCGACAAGCTCGCGCTGGTCGAGCGCCTGCAGCGCGAAGGCCGTGTCGTCGCGATGGCCGGCGACGGCATCAACGATGCGCCGGCCCTGGCCCGTGCCGATGTCGGCATCGCGATGGGCACCGGCACCGACGTGGCGATGAACAGCGCGCAGCTCACCCTGGTCAAGGGCGACCTGCGCGGCATTGCCTCCGCGCGCGCGCTGTCGCAGGCCACCGTCGCCAACATGCGCCAGAACCTGGCGTTCGCGCTGGTCTACAACGGCCTGGGCGTGCCGCTGGCTGCGGGGCTGCTGTATCCGTGGACCGGCTGGCTGCTCTCGCCGATGGTGGCGGCGCTGGCCATGAGCCTGAGTTCGGCATCGGTGGTCGGCAATGCGTTGCGCCTGCGCGGCCGGCACGACGCCGCCGGTCATACGGCGACGCCGGCTGGCGCACCGGCCTCTTCCGAGCATGGCCATGGCCGTCACTGA
- a CDS encoding bifunctional enoyl-CoA hydratase/phosphate acetyltransferase has product MSPLQDLAIVRNRTFDEIAVGDSASIERTLKAEDIQLFAVMSGDVNPAHLDAEYAASTRFHGVIAHGMWGGALISAVLGTRLPGPGTVYLAQTLKFLRPVRVGDTLTVRVCVSTRDEARKRLTLACSCTNQQGEAVIDGEATVLAPTERIERAATTLPEVRLRTADGLPRLLAHVRPLGAIRVAVVHPCDALSLGGALDAQAAGLIVPVLVAPRARLLAVAAEAGLDLAGIEVEDVPHSHAAAARAAEMAGKGEVEALMKGSLHTDELMGAVLAAGAGLRTARRLSHCYLMQTPAYPRPFILTDAAINIAPTLSEKADIVRNAIDLAHAIGVAVPRVAILAAVETVNPAMPATLDAAALCKMADRGQIAGGVLDGPLAFDNAVSIAAARVKGICSEVAGQADVLVVPDLESGNMLAKQLEYMGDAATAGIVMGAKVPIVLTSRADSRETRIASCAIALMLAHRYRSARP; this is encoded by the coding sequence ATGAGCCCCTTGCAAGACCTCGCCATCGTCCGCAACCGCACCTTCGACGAGATCGCCGTCGGTGACAGCGCCAGCATCGAGCGCACGCTGAAGGCCGAGGACATCCAGCTGTTCGCGGTGATGTCCGGCGACGTCAACCCGGCGCACCTCGACGCCGAGTACGCGGCGTCCACCCGATTCCACGGCGTGATCGCGCATGGCATGTGGGGCGGGGCCCTGATCTCGGCCGTCCTCGGCACGCGCCTGCCGGGGCCCGGCACGGTCTATCTCGCCCAGACGCTGAAGTTCCTGCGTCCGGTGCGGGTCGGCGACACCTTGACCGTCCGTGTGTGCGTGAGCACGCGCGACGAGGCAAGGAAGCGGCTCACGCTGGCCTGCAGCTGCACCAACCAGCAGGGGGAGGCCGTGATCGACGGGGAGGCCACGGTGCTCGCGCCGACCGAGCGCATCGAACGCGCCGCCACCACCCTGCCCGAGGTGCGTTTGCGCACGGCCGACGGATTGCCGCGGCTGCTGGCGCACGTGCGGCCGCTGGGGGCGATCCGTGTCGCGGTGGTCCACCCCTGCGATGCGCTGAGCCTGGGTGGCGCACTCGATGCCCAGGCCGCCGGCCTGATCGTGCCGGTGCTGGTGGCGCCGCGCGCCCGGCTGCTGGCCGTGGCGGCCGAGGCCGGCCTGGACCTCGCGGGCATCGAGGTCGAGGACGTGCCGCACAGCCATGCGGCCGCCGCGCGCGCCGCCGAGATGGCCGGCAAGGGCGAGGTCGAGGCGCTGATGAAAGGCAGCCTGCATACCGACGAATTGATGGGCGCCGTGCTGGCCGCCGGCGCGGGGCTGCGCACCGCGCGGCGGCTGTCGCACTGCTACCTGATGCAGACGCCGGCCTACCCGCGGCCCTTCATCCTCACCGACGCGGCGATCAACATCGCGCCGACGCTCTCGGAGAAGGCCGACATCGTGCGCAACGCCATCGACCTGGCGCATGCCATCGGCGTGGCCGTGCCGCGCGTGGCCATCCTGGCGGCGGTGGAAACGGTCAACCCGGCCATGCCCGCCACGCTCGATGCCGCCGCGCTGTGCAAGATGGCCGACCGCGGCCAGATCGCCGGCGGCGTGCTCGACGGGCCGCTGGCGTTCGACAACGCGGTCTCCATCGCCGCCGCGCGTGTCAAGGGCATCTGCTCCGAGGTGGCCGGCCAGGCCGACGTGCTGGTGGTGCCCGACCTGGAAAGCGGCAACATGCTGGCCAAGCAGCTCGAGTACATGGGCGATGCGGCGACGGCCGGCATCGTGATGGGGGCGAAGGTGCCCATCGTGCTGACCAGCCGTGCCGATTCGCGCGAGACGCGCATCGCCTCGTGCGCCATCGCGTTGATGCTGGCGCATCGCTACCGCAGCGCGCGCCCTTGA
- a CDS encoding ABC transporter permease, with protein MKRHLANIYRLGVKELWSLLRDPVMLILIAYTFTIAVYTSAAAMPETLNKAAIAVVDEDASPLSARIVSAFYPPLFMTPQLITQNEMDAGMDAGRYTFVLVIPAGLQRDVLGGRTAELQLNVDATRMSQAFTGSGYVQQVVQGELGEFVQRYRGSTQLPVDLALRARFNPGLEQAWFGALMEIINNVTMVSIILAGAAIIREREHGTIEHLLVMPVTPAEIMLAKIWSMGAVVLVAVALSLQFVVRGLLHVPVDGSVPLFLAGAALCLFATTSMGIYLATLARSMPQFGLLMVLTMMPLQMLSGGMTPRESMPEVVQTVMLLAPTTHFVELGQAILYRGAGIDVVWKPFVWLLVIGSALFTLSLQRFRKTIALMA; from the coding sequence ATGAAGCGCCACCTCGCCAACATCTACCGCCTGGGCGTCAAGGAGCTGTGGAGCCTGCTGCGCGATCCGGTCATGCTGATCCTGATCGCCTACACCTTCACGATCGCGGTCTATACCTCGGCCGCGGCGATGCCCGAGACGCTGAACAAGGCTGCGATCGCCGTGGTCGACGAGGACGCCTCGCCGCTGTCGGCACGCATCGTGTCGGCCTTCTATCCGCCGCTGTTCATGACGCCGCAGCTGATCACGCAGAACGAGATGGACGCCGGCATGGATGCCGGCCGCTACACCTTCGTGCTGGTCATCCCGGCCGGGCTGCAGCGCGACGTGCTGGGCGGCCGCACGGCCGAACTGCAGCTCAACGTCGACGCGACGCGCATGAGCCAGGCCTTCACCGGAAGCGGCTACGTGCAGCAGGTCGTGCAGGGTGAGCTGGGGGAATTCGTGCAGCGCTACCGCGGCAGCACCCAACTGCCGGTGGACCTGGCGCTGCGGGCGCGCTTCAATCCGGGGCTGGAACAGGCCTGGTTCGGCGCGCTGATGGAGATCATCAACAACGTGACCATGGTGTCGATCATCCTGGCCGGCGCCGCGATCATCCGCGAACGCGAGCACGGCACCATCGAGCACCTGCTGGTCATGCCGGTGACGCCGGCCGAGATCATGCTGGCGAAGATCTGGTCGATGGGCGCGGTGGTGCTGGTCGCTGTCGCGCTGTCGCTGCAGTTCGTCGTGCGTGGGCTGCTGCACGTGCCGGTCGACGGCTCGGTACCGCTCTTTCTGGCCGGCGCCGCACTGTGCCTGTTCGCCACGACCTCGATGGGCATCTACCTCGCGACGCTGGCACGCAGCATGCCGCAGTTCGGCCTGCTGATGGTTCTCACGATGATGCCGCTGCAGATGCTCTCGGGGGGCATGACGCCGCGCGAGAGCATGCCCGAGGTCGTGCAGACGGTGATGCTGCTGGCGCCGACCACCCATTTCGTCGAACTGGGCCAGGCCATCCTGTACCGCGGCGCCGGGATCGATGTCGTCTGGAAACCCTTCGTCTGGCTGCTGGTCATCGGCAGTGCGTTGTTCACCCTGTCGTTGCAGCGCTTCCGCAAGACCATCGCGCTGATGGCCTGA
- the rbbA gene encoding ribosome-associated ATPase/putative transporter RbbA, with product MSDVARIQGLSQHYGKACALDAVTLDIPAGCMVGLIGPDGVGKSSLLALLSGARAVQQGRVEVLGGDMANKAHRDRVCPRIAYMPQGLGKNLYPTLSVEENLQFFARLFGHAAAERRRRIDDLTRSTGLQPFLARPAGKLSGGMKQKLGLCCALIHDPDLLILDEPTTGVDPLARAQFWALIARIRAERPQMSVVVATAYMDEAQGFDWLIVMDEGRVLATGTPAALLERTGSASLESAFIQLLPEDKKRGYAPVEIPPLPQDGQDDIAIEAKDLTMRFGDFTAVDQVNFRIRRGEIFGFLGSNGCGKSTTMKMLTGLLPASEGRAWLFGQEVDPKDIDTRRRVGYMSQAFSLYGELTVRQNLVLHARLFHVPEAELSERVDDMVRRFDLAEVLDNLPESLPLGMRQRLSLAVAMVHRPELLILDEPTSGVDPVARDNFWRLLIALSRRDQVTIFISTHFMNEAERCDRMSMMHAGRVLDSDTPARLVAKRGARTLEEAFIGYLVEAGGGTEPAATDDTAGAGQVEAMRADASPAAPTTRARPSAFSLQRLLSYMWREALELQRDPVRATLALGGSLILLFVIGFGISMDVENLRYAVLDRDQSTLSQNYTLNLSGSRYFIEQPPIVDDADMDRRMRSGELSLAIEIPPGFGRDALRGRNVEVGAWIDGAMPTRAETVLGYVQGLHQHWLTEQARARGMATTASVGVQTRFRYNPDVKSLPAIVPAVIPLLLMMLPAMLTALAVVREKEMGSIINLYVTPVTRTEFLLGKQLPYVALAMLNFLLMTLLAVTVFDVPMRGSFPTLALAALIFSVVATGMGLLASAVTRSQIAAMFFAMIGTLIPATQFAGLIHPVSSLEGAGRLIGQVYPASYMFTISRGVFSKALGLSDLQASFWPLLASVPVILGVAILLLKKQES from the coding sequence GTGAGCGATGTCGCCCGCATCCAAGGGCTGAGCCAGCACTACGGGAAGGCCTGCGCGCTCGATGCCGTCACGCTGGACATCCCCGCCGGCTGCATGGTCGGGCTGATCGGGCCCGACGGCGTGGGCAAGTCCAGCCTGCTGGCGCTGCTGTCCGGCGCGCGGGCCGTGCAGCAGGGCCGGGTGGAGGTGCTGGGCGGCGACATGGCGAACAAGGCGCACCGCGACCGCGTGTGTCCGCGCATTGCCTACATGCCGCAGGGCCTGGGCAAGAACCTCTACCCCACGCTGTCGGTGGAAGAGAACCTGCAGTTCTTCGCACGCCTGTTCGGTCATGCCGCCGCCGAGCGACGCCGCCGCATCGACGACCTCACGCGCAGCACCGGCCTGCAGCCCTTCCTGGCGCGGCCGGCCGGCAAGCTCTCGGGCGGCATGAAGCAGAAGCTCGGCCTGTGCTGCGCGCTGATCCACGACCCCGACCTGCTGATCCTCGACGAGCCCACCACCGGTGTCGACCCGCTGGCGCGTGCGCAGTTCTGGGCGCTGATCGCACGCATCCGCGCGGAGCGGCCGCAGATGAGCGTCGTCGTCGCCACGGCGTACATGGACGAGGCGCAGGGTTTCGACTGGCTGATCGTGATGGACGAAGGCCGCGTGCTCGCCACCGGCACGCCGGCCGCGCTGCTCGAACGCACCGGCAGCGCGTCGCTCGAAAGCGCGTTCATCCAGTTGTTGCCCGAGGACAAGAAGCGGGGCTACGCGCCGGTCGAGATCCCGCCGCTGCCGCAGGACGGGCAGGACGACATCGCGATCGAGGCCAAGGACCTCACCATGCGCTTTGGTGACTTCACCGCCGTGGACCAAGTGAACTTCCGCATCCGGCGGGGCGAGATCTTCGGCTTCCTCGGCTCCAACGGCTGCGGCAAGTCGACCACCATGAAGATGCTGACCGGCCTGCTGCCCGCCAGCGAAGGCCGCGCCTGGCTGTTCGGCCAGGAGGTCGACCCGAAGGATATCGATACGCGCCGCCGCGTCGGCTACATGTCGCAGGCCTTCTCGCTGTACGGCGAACTCACGGTGCGGCAGAACCTGGTGCTGCATGCACGCCTCTTCCATGTGCCTGAGGCCGAACTGTCCGAGCGCGTGGACGACATGGTCCGGCGCTTCGACCTGGCCGAGGTGCTGGACAACCTGCCCGAGAGCCTGCCGCTGGGCATGCGCCAGCGGCTGTCCCTGGCGGTGGCCATGGTGCACCGGCCCGAACTGCTGATCCTCGACGAGCCGACATCGGGTGTCGACCCGGTCGCACGCGACAACTTCTGGCGGCTGCTGATCGCGCTGTCGCGGCGCGACCAGGTCACGATCTTCATCTCCACGCACTTCATGAACGAAGCCGAGCGCTGCGACCGCATGTCGATGATGCATGCGGGCCGGGTGCTCGACAGCGACACGCCCGCCCGGCTGGTGGCCAAGCGTGGCGCCCGGACCCTGGAAGAGGCGTTCATCGGCTACCTGGTCGAGGCCGGCGGCGGCACCGAACCGGCCGCAACGGACGACACGGCGGGGGCCGGACAGGTCGAAGCCATGCGCGCCGACGCATCGCCGGCCGCGCCGACGACCCGCGCGCGGCCGTCGGCGTTCTCGCTGCAGCGCCTGCTGAGCTACATGTGGCGCGAAGCTCTGGAGTTGCAGCGCGACCCGGTGCGCGCCACGCTCGCGCTGGGCGGCTCGCTCATCCTGTTGTTCGTGATCGGCTTCGGCATCAGCATGGACGTGGAGAACCTGCGCTACGCGGTGCTCGACCGCGACCAGAGCACCCTCAGCCAGAACTACACGCTGAACCTGTCGGGATCGCGCTATTTCATCGAGCAGCCACCGATCGTCGACGACGCCGACATGGACCGCCGCATGCGAAGCGGCGAACTCTCGCTGGCCATCGAGATCCCGCCGGGCTTCGGGCGCGATGCGCTGCGCGGGCGCAACGTCGAGGTCGGCGCGTGGATCGACGGCGCCATGCCGACGCGTGCGGAAACGGTGCTCGGCTACGTGCAGGGCTTGCACCAGCACTGGCTCACGGAGCAGGCACGCGCGCGCGGCATGGCAACCACGGCCTCGGTGGGGGTGCAGACGCGCTTTCGCTACAACCCCGACGTCAAGAGCCTGCCGGCCATCGTGCCGGCGGTGATCCCGCTGCTGCTGATGATGCTGCCGGCCATGCTCACCGCGCTGGCGGTGGTGCGCGAAAAGGAGATGGGCTCCATCATCAATCTGTACGTCACGCCGGTCACGCGCACCGAGTTCCTGCTCGGCAAGCAACTGCCTTACGTGGCGCTGGCCATGCTGAACTTCCTGTTGATGACCCTGCTGGCCGTTACCGTCTTCGACGTGCCGATGCGCGGAAGCTTCCCCACACTGGCCTTGGCGGCGCTCATCTTCAGCGTCGTGGCGACCGGCATGGGCCTGCTGGCCTCGGCTGTCACGCGCAGCCAGATCGCGGCGATGTTCTTCGCGATGATCGGCACGCTGATTCCGGCGACGCAGTTTGCCGGGCTGATCCATCCGGTGTCGTCGCTCGAAGGCGCCGGCCGCCTGATCGGCCAGGTCTATCCGGCCAGCTACATGTTCACGATCAGCCGCGGCGTGTTCAGCAAGGCGCTCGGCCTGTCGGATCTGCAGGCGAGCTTCTGGCCGCTGCTGGCCTCGGTGCCGGTGATCCTCGGCGTTGCCATCCTCCTCCTGAAGAAGCAGGAATCATGA
- a CDS encoding HlyD family secretion protein, giving the protein MNPNPALKQKLIAAAIVLALAAGAWYVWQQTKNGGPGEGFVSGNGRIEATEIDVAAKLGGRLQALLVEEGAFVKAGQKLAEMQVDVLNAQRDEARAQHAQTLTTVASARAQVSARESDRAAALAVVAQRESELDAARRRLVRSQTLSTEGASSMQELDDDRARVRSAEAAVTAARAQAAAGQAAIDAARAQVAGAQSTVGAAEATVARVQADITDSALTAPRDGRVQYRVAQPGEVLAAGGKVLNLVDLSDVYMTFFLPETVAGRVALGSDVRIVLDAAPGFVIPAKVSFVASTAQFTPKTVETASERQKLMFRVKAQIDPQLLRSNLAQVKTGLPGVAWLKLDDKTEWPDQLVVKVGR; this is encoded by the coding sequence ATGAATCCGAACCCCGCCCTCAAGCAAAAACTGATCGCTGCCGCCATCGTGCTGGCCCTGGCCGCAGGGGCCTGGTATGTCTGGCAGCAGACGAAGAACGGCGGCCCCGGTGAGGGCTTCGTCAGCGGCAACGGCCGCATCGAGGCCACCGAGATCGACGTCGCGGCCAAGCTCGGCGGCCGGCTGCAGGCCCTGCTGGTGGAGGAGGGCGCCTTCGTCAAGGCCGGCCAGAAGCTGGCCGAGATGCAGGTCGACGTGCTGAACGCGCAGCGCGACGAAGCCCGCGCCCAGCACGCGCAGACACTGACCACCGTGGCCAGCGCCCGCGCCCAGGTCAGCGCGCGCGAGAGCGACCGTGCCGCCGCGCTGGCCGTGGTGGCGCAACGCGAGAGCGAGCTCGACGCCGCCCGGCGCCGGCTGGTGCGCTCGCAGACGCTGTCGACCGAAGGCGCGTCGTCCATGCAGGAACTCGACGACGACCGCGCCCGCGTGCGCAGCGCCGAGGCCGCCGTCACGGCCGCACGGGCCCAGGCCGCCGCCGGCCAGGCGGCCATCGACGCGGCGCGCGCCCAGGTCGCCGGGGCGCAGTCGACCGTCGGCGCGGCCGAGGCCACCGTCGCCCGCGTCCAGGCCGACATCACCGACAGCGCGCTGACAGCGCCGCGCGACGGCCGGGTGCAGTACCGCGTGGCCCAGCCCGGCGAGGTGCTGGCGGCCGGTGGCAAGGTGCTGAACCTGGTCGATCTGTCGGACGTCTACATGACCTTCTTCCTGCCCGAGACCGTGGCGGGACGCGTGGCGCTGGGCAGCGACGTGCGCATCGTGCTCGACGCCGCACCCGGTTTCGTGATCCCGGCCAAGGTGAGCTTCGTCGCCAGCACCGCGCAGTTCACGCCCAAGACGGTGGAAACCGCCAGCGAGCGGCAGAAGCTGATGTTCCGCGTGAAGGCGCAGATCGACCCCCAACTGCTCAGGAGCAACCTGGCGCAGGTCAAGACCGGCCTGCCGGGCGTGGCCTGGCTCAAGCTCGACGACAAGACCGAGTGGCCGGACCAGCTGGTGGTGAAGGTCGGCCGGTGA
- a CDS encoding efflux transporter outer membrane subunit, with the protein MLKPSVLAIVLLLVGCASMAPDFQAPALPVPAAYPVTYPADVLTDPAATPGQRAAALDWREHFADPRLQQLIAQALQNNRDLRLAALRVQEARAAYGIQRAERFPVVGVGGDASRARVPASLSTTGRAVVGSQYQVALGVNAWEIDFWGRVQSLQDAALQSYLASDAARRALTLSLVAQVADGYLLLRELDERLALARRSIASRAESLRIFTRRFEVGSTSRLDLAQVQTLSTQARALGAQLEQQRAVQAHALAQLVGGPVDVAPATTPLDDGAVLQPLDAGLPSALLADRPDILAAEHRLRAANANIGAARAAFFPRIALTTNAGVANAQLDALFEGASRAWTFAPSISLPLFDGGARRNSLDLAEVRRDLAVADYEKTVQAAFRDVADALSARQWLAEQVRIGSEGLAAQAERARLATLRYDHGAAAFLEVLDAQRDLLAAEQSLVTTRRALLSARIGLYAALGGGAQHVDAAAAP; encoded by the coding sequence ATGCTGAAGCCTTCCGTTCTCGCCATCGTCCTGCTGCTCGTCGGCTGCGCGTCCATGGCGCCCGATTTCCAGGCGCCGGCGCTGCCCGTGCCCGCCGCTTATCCCGTCACGTATCCCGCCGACGTCCTGACCGACCCCGCGGCCACGCCCGGTCAGCGCGCCGCCGCGCTGGACTGGCGCGAGCACTTCGCCGACCCGCGGCTGCAGCAGCTGATCGCGCAGGCGCTGCAGAACAACCGCGACCTGCGCCTGGCCGCATTGCGCGTGCAGGAGGCGCGCGCGGCCTACGGCATCCAGCGCGCGGAGCGCTTTCCCGTCGTTGGTGTCGGCGGCGACGCCAGCCGCGCCCGCGTGCCCGCGTCGCTCAGCACCACCGGCCGGGCCGTGGTTGGCAGCCAGTACCAGGTGGCGCTGGGCGTCAATGCCTGGGAGATCGACTTCTGGGGCCGCGTGCAGAGCCTGCAGGATGCTGCCCTGCAGAGCTACCTGGCCAGCGACGCGGCGCGGCGCGCGCTCACACTGTCGCTGGTGGCCCAGGTGGCCGACGGCTACCTTCTGCTGCGCGAACTGGACGAGCGCCTCGCGCTGGCCCGCCGCAGCATCGCCTCGCGCGCGGAATCGCTGCGCATCTTCACGCGCCGCTTCGAGGTCGGTTCCACCTCGCGACTCGACCTGGCCCAGGTGCAGACGCTGTCGACCCAGGCCCGCGCGCTGGGCGCCCAGCTGGAACAGCAGCGGGCCGTACAGGCGCATGCGCTGGCGCAACTGGTCGGCGGCCCGGTGGACGTGGCACCGGCGACCACGCCGCTGGACGATGGCGCTGTGCTTCAGCCGCTGGACGCCGGCCTGCCCTCCGCGCTGCTGGCCGACCGGCCCGACATCCTGGCGGCCGAACACCGGCTGCGCGCCGCCAACGCCAACATCGGCGCCGCGCGCGCCGCCTTCTTCCCGCGCATCGCACTGACGACGAACGCCGGCGTGGCCAACGCCCAGCTCGACGCCCTGTTCGAGGGTGCCAGCCGGGCATGGACTTTCGCGCCCAGCATCTCGCTGCCGCTCTTCGATGGCGGTGCCCGCAGGAATTCACTCGACCTGGCGGAGGTGCGGCGCGACCTGGCCGTGGCCGACTACGAGAAGACCGTGCAGGCCGCGTTCCGCGACGTGGCCGATGCGCTGTCGGCGCGCCAGTGGCTCGCCGAGCAGGTGCGCATCGGCTCGGAAGGCCTGGCGGCCCAGGCCGAGCGCGCGCGCCTGGCCACGCTGCGCTACGACCATGGCGCGGCCGCGTTTCTCGAAGTGCTGGACGCGCAGCGCGACCTGCTCGCGGCCGAACAGTCGCTGGTGACGACGCGCCGTGCACTGCTGTCGGCCCGCATCGGCCTGTACGCCGCGCTGGGCGGCGGTGCCCAGCATGTCGACGCCGCCGCGGCCCCTTGA
- the fabI gene encoding enoyl-ACP reductase FabI yields the protein MNTALQGKKGLVVGIANAQSIAWGCARAFRDAGAELAVTWFNDKARPHVEPLAQQLQAPIALPLDVEQPGQMEAVFAAIEQRWGRLDFVLHSIAFAPKSDLHGRVTDSSREGFGRAMDISCHSFARMARLAEPLMKDGGSLMTMSYVGAEEVIPDYGLMGPVKAALEASTRYMAAELGPSGIRVNAVSPGPLATRAASGIPNFDALLDEAVRRAPLRRRVDIAEVGALCVFLASDAATAMTGGTLYVDAGFHIL from the coding sequence ATGAACACCGCCTTGCAGGGCAAGAAGGGCCTGGTCGTCGGCATCGCCAACGCGCAGAGCATTGCCTGGGGCTGTGCGCGCGCGTTCCGCGATGCTGGCGCCGAGCTGGCCGTGACCTGGTTCAACGACAAGGCGCGCCCGCATGTGGAGCCGCTGGCGCAGCAACTGCAGGCCCCCATCGCGCTGCCGCTGGACGTCGAGCAGCCCGGCCAGATGGAGGCCGTGTTCGCCGCCATCGAACAGCGGTGGGGGCGACTCGACTTCGTGCTGCACTCCATCGCGTTCGCCCCCAAGAGCGACCTGCACGGCCGCGTGACCGACAGCTCGCGCGAAGGCTTCGGCCGGGCCATGGACATCTCCTGCCATTCCTTCGCGCGCATGGCCCGGCTGGCCGAGCCGCTGATGAAGGACGGCGGCAGCCTGATGACCATGAGCTACGTCGGCGCCGAAGAGGTGATCCCCGACTACGGCCTGATGGGCCCGGTGAAGGCGGCACTGGAGGCCAGCACGCGCTACATGGCCGCCGAGCTGGGCCCCAGCGGGATCCGCGTCAACGCCGTTTCGCCCGGCCCGCTGGCCACGCGCGCGGCGTCGGGCATCCCGAATTTCGACGCGCTGCTCGACGAAGCCGTTCGGCGCGCACCGCTGCGCCGGCGGGTCGACATCGCCGAGGTCGGTGCGCTGTGCGTCTTCCTGGCGAGCGACGCGGCGACAGCCATGACCGGTGGCACGCTGTATGTGGATGCCGGCTTCCACATCCTGTGA